The following coding sequences lie in one Kribbella sp. NBC_00709 genomic window:
- a CDS encoding peptidoglycan recognition protein → MRRTARLLPLVLTAATLIPLQHNESGPSYQEIPLDGPSVQARTEPFGMVAVTWPEGTRGVTAKVRVERDGQWTDWESLSVEDDHGPDPKDPQQTHPLVAEGIERGGTEPLWVGNATGVQASAATATGTAIAGAKVVLIQPGVLATDADEPAAQSIEPAASRAPYPMPLMVSRKRWGADERLRSHNGAACARPKYTTTVLAAFVHHTADRNDYTRTQVPAMVRAMYAYHVKSRGWCDLGYNFLVDRFGRVFEGRYGGAQLPVLGAHTAAFNSNSFGVAVIGNFEQAAPPAAMLESTARVIAWKLDANYRSPQATIRLDGSSLHTVSGHRDTKATACPGTQLYNKLGWLRQRVNTLMSGSFSTPIYQYARKAGFRNIGQPFWGEHRTRTGWATYFATRDVFYSVASGTHSTAGAFRTRFRRLGAGSARLGLPITDAYRAPGGSRQKFQRGWLVWDRRTRQVHLVYGRAS, encoded by the coding sequence ATGCGCAGGACTGCCCGACTACTCCCTCTCGTGCTGACCGCGGCCACCCTGATTCCCCTTCAGCACAACGAATCCGGCCCGTCGTACCAGGAGATTCCGCTCGACGGTCCGTCCGTCCAAGCCCGTACCGAACCGTTCGGCATGGTCGCCGTCACCTGGCCGGAGGGCACGCGGGGCGTCACCGCGAAGGTCCGCGTCGAGCGCGACGGACAGTGGACCGACTGGGAATCGTTATCGGTCGAGGACGATCACGGGCCCGATCCGAAGGATCCCCAACAAACACATCCATTGGTGGCCGAAGGAATTGAGCGCGGCGGCACCGAGCCGTTGTGGGTCGGCAATGCCACCGGGGTCCAGGCCAGCGCCGCCACCGCCACCGGTACGGCGATCGCCGGCGCCAAGGTGGTGCTGATTCAGCCTGGGGTGCTGGCCACGGACGCCGATGAACCGGCCGCGCAGTCGATCGAGCCGGCCGCTTCGAGAGCGCCGTACCCGATGCCGTTGATGGTGAGCCGGAAGCGGTGGGGTGCAGACGAGCGACTCCGCAGCCACAACGGGGCTGCGTGTGCGCGACCGAAGTACACGACGACTGTGCTGGCGGCGTTCGTGCACCACACTGCCGATCGCAACGACTACACGCGGACGCAGGTCCCGGCGATGGTGCGGGCGATGTACGCGTACCACGTGAAGAGCCGCGGCTGGTGCGACCTCGGGTACAACTTCCTCGTCGACCGCTTCGGTCGCGTCTTCGAGGGCAGGTACGGCGGGGCGCAGCTGCCGGTCCTCGGCGCGCACACGGCCGCGTTCAACTCGAACTCGTTCGGAGTGGCGGTGATCGGGAACTTCGAGCAGGCCGCGCCGCCGGCGGCGATGCTGGAGTCGACGGCCCGGGTGATCGCATGGAAGCTGGATGCCAACTATCGGTCGCCGCAGGCAACGATCCGGCTCGACGGAAGCAGTCTGCACACCGTCTCCGGACATCGCGACACCAAGGCGACCGCCTGCCCGGGGACGCAGTTGTACAACAAGCTCGGCTGGCTGCGGCAACGCGTGAACACCTTGATGAGCGGTAGTTTCTCGACGCCGATCTATCAGTACGCCCGCAAGGCCGGATTCCGGAACATCGGTCAGCCGTTCTGGGGCGAGCACCGGACCCGGACCGGCTGGGCGACGTACTTCGCCACCCGGGACGTCTTCTACTCCGTTGCCAGCGGCACGCATTCGACGGCCGGCGCGTTCCGGACCCGCTTCCGCCGGCTCGGCGCCGGCAGCGCGCGGCTCGGGCTGCCGATCACCGACGCTTACCGGGCGCCGGGCGGCTCCCGGCAGAAGTTCCAGCGCGGCTGGCTCGTCTGGGACCGCCGTACTCGTCAGGTCCATCTTGTCTACGGGAGAGCTTCATGA